The segment AGATATCCACTTGGATACAAAAACACAAGGGTTGTCGAACTGATCGAACAAGCGAGCGCTGTTCTGGCTGAGTCGGATGCCAAGGATCAAATTTACGTTCAGCTTATGGAAATTTTCCGTGAGGACTTGCCGGTCACATTCCTTTTCCAACGCGTCCGGACCATCTTTGCCCATCGGCGCATCAAGGGACTGAGCAGTCCCTGGCAGGCCGATCCGCTCTGGTACATGGAATACCTGTGGCTGGAGGACGAAGATTGATGGTACGTTATATTCTAAAGCGGCTGGTTCAGGCCATACCGCTCCTTTTGGGGATCGCTACGGTCACGTTCTTCATCGTGCACATGGCGCCGGGCGATCCCATGGACTTTTATCTCGAGCAGCGCTTCCGCCGCAACATAGACCCGGAGGTCATCGAGCTCATCCGGCAAAAATACGGACTCGATCAGCCCCTTCACGTTCAATACGTGAAATGGCTCGGCAACTTGCTTCAGGGTGATCTTGGTGAGTCGTTTGCACACCGGCGCCCGGTTAGCGCCCTGCTGGCGGAGGCCATTCCCTACACACTGCTGTTAGCCTTTTTTGCGCTCCTCTTCGATGCGATGGTTGGGATTGCCCTCGGAATCATCTCGGCCGTCAAACAATACTCCGCGCTGGACAAGACCATTACGCTTGGTTCGCTAATCCTTTACTCGGTTCCGGGATTCTGGTTGGCGCTTATGCTCATTCTGGTGTTTTCCGTCACACTCGGCTGGTTTCCTACTTCCCAGACCCGGTCGTTTGACTATGAATTTCTCTCCTGGTTCGAAAAACTAGTAGATCTGGGCTGGCATCTTGCTCTACCGGTCTTTGTTCTTGGTATCGCGTCGGCAGCCGGGACGGCGCGCTACATGCGCAGCCGCTTATTGGAGGTATTGAACGAGGAATACATCCTGGCTGCCCGCGCACGCGGACTTCGAGAACGGGCTGTGATTCTCAAACATGCCCTTCGAAATGCGCTGATTCCCATCATAACCATTTATGGCCTCTCCCTGCCTTTTTTGTTGGGAGGGGCGGTCATCATAGAGAACATCTTCGCCTGGCCCGGGATGGGAAGACTGGCGTTGTCAGCCATCCATGCCCGTGATTACCCGGTTATCCTGGCGACAAGTATGATAGCGGCGGTTTTAACCGTGATCGGTAACCTCATCGCAGATGTTACTTATGTAATGGTAGATCCAAGAGTATCCTATGAAAAGAAGAAACCAGTCTAGTCAATTTAGCCTTCTGGCAGCTTCTCTGCTCCCCGGAATGGGTCACATCCTGCTGGGTAAACACAGTCGTGGTAGACCGCTTCTGGCGTTTACGCTCGCGATCATTCTGGTGCTGTATTGGCGCTGGCAAGTCTTTCTTAACGTTTTTAATACCACCGGGTTCGACTACTGGCTGGCAGCTGTTTTTCTCATCGTATCGTTAGCCGCGAGTGTGATCTACTCCGTTTGGGATGTGCGTCGACTCCTTACGGCAAAACCCGAGGGTCCCCGGGGAAAGAGTCCATTCCGGCTTGCCCGCCGCAGGTTTACAGCCAACCGTATGGCAGTTACCGCACTTTATGTGATTGTGGTTTTCTATATCCTTGCCATACTTGCACCGATTCTGGCTCCTTATGATCCGGCAGCGATAACGGATGTCCTGAGCACCCGATATCTCCCTCCTTCAACGGACCATCTATTCGGCACCGATGAATTCGGACGTGATCTGCTCAGCCGAGCCCTCTATGGCGCCAGGGTTTCCCTATCTGTCGGTCTGCTGGCGGTTTTGGTTGCCATCTCGCTCGGTACAGTCTACGGTGCGATGGCCGGCTACTTTGGAGGAATCATCGATAGCATCTTCATGCGAATCGTGGACGTCATCATTTCATTTCCAACTTTCTTTTTGATGCTCATGTTGGTAGGTATATTTGAAGCTGACATTGTTTTTCTTGTATTGATTCTCGGGCTGACTTCCTGGCCGGGAACAGCACGATTCATCCGTGGGGAACTTCTCTCTTTGAAGCAGCGAGAGTTTACCGAGGCAGCCCGTGCCATCGGGCTGCCAAATCGTTTAATCATCTTTCGACACTTGATTCCGAATGCCATGTCGCCGATTCTGATAAGCGCCGCGCTGATGATCGGCGGGATGATCGGCGCTGAAGCTGGTTTATCGTTCCTGGGTATCGGCATTCGACCACCCACACCGTCGTGGGGAAATATGGTCAGCGCGGGGCAAGACGCCCTCTTGGTAGCCTGGTGGGTTGCCTTTTTCCCGGGAACTCTGCTTGCAATCACGGTCCTTTGTTTCAATTTACTGGCGGACGGACTTCGCGATGCGTTGGACCCCAAGTCCCTGATGCGGAGGTTCGTATGAGCATGCTTTTGCAAGTCGAAAACCTAACAAGCACCTTCTTCCTTGACGAAGGAGTTTTAAAGGCGGTCGATGGGATTAGTTTCCAGGTGAATGAAAAGGAGACCGTGGCTCTGGTCGGCGAGTCGGGCTGTGGCAAAACCATCGTGGCTCTTTCCTTGCTCAATCTCATTCCCTGGCCGGGACGAGTCGTAGGCGGCAGTATTCTTTTCAATGGAGAAAACCTGTTGCGGGTGAATATGGAAAGACTTCGCCAAATACGAGGAAGTGACATCGGCATGATCTTCCAGGAACCCGGCGCCGCGCTCAATCCGGTCTTCACCATTGGGCACCAAATTACTGAAGTGCTTCGGCTGCATAGAGGGCTGGGCAAACATGAAGCCAAAACTGAAGCGGTTCGACTGTTAGGCGAAACCGGTATTCCTGAGCCGGAGAAAAGAATCAAAGCTTATCCCTTTGAATTCTCCGGTGGTATGCAACAGCGAGCGGTCATTGCCATAGCGATCAGCGGAAGACCCAAACTTCTGATCGCGGATGAGCCCACCACGGCCCTGGACGTCACGGTGCAAGGGGAAATTGTCGATCTCCTCTGCTATCTGCAAGAACAATATAAGATGGCGATTTTGCTGATTACCCACGATATGGGCGTGGTTGCCGAGATGGCCAAGCGTGTGATGGTGATGTACACGGGTAAGCTTGTCGAAGTTGCCCAAACCCATGCGCTCTTTCGAGAACCAAAACATCCGTATACGCAAGGCCTCCTTCA is part of the candidate division KSB1 bacterium genome and harbors:
- a CDS encoding ABC transporter permease, which gives rise to MVRYILKRLVQAIPLLLGIATVTFFIVHMAPGDPMDFYLEQRFRRNIDPEVIELIRQKYGLDQPLHVQYVKWLGNLLQGDLGESFAHRRPVSALLAEAIPYTLLLAFFALLFDAMVGIALGIISAVKQYSALDKTITLGSLILYSVPGFWLALMLILVFSVTLGWFPTSQTRSFDYEFLSWFEKLVDLGWHLALPVFVLGIASAAGTARYMRSRLLEVLNEEYILAARARGLRERAVILKHALRNALIPIITIYGLSLPFLLGGAVIIENIFAWPGMGRLALSAIHARDYPVILATSMIAAVLTVIGNLIADVTYVMVDPRVSYEKKKPV
- a CDS encoding ABC transporter permease, which codes for MGHILLGKHSRGRPLLAFTLAIILVLYWRWQVFLNVFNTTGFDYWLAAVFLIVSLAASVIYSVWDVRRLLTAKPEGPRGKSPFRLARRRFTANRMAVTALYVIVVFYILAILAPILAPYDPAAITDVLSTRYLPPSTDHLFGTDEFGRDLLSRALYGARVSLSVGLLAVLVAISLGTVYGAMAGYFGGIIDSIFMRIVDVIISFPTFFLMLMLVGIFEADIVFLVLILGLTSWPGTARFIRGELLSLKQREFTEAARAIGLPNRLIIFRHLIPNAMSPILISAALMIGGMIGAEAGLSFLGIGIRPPTPSWGNMVSAGQDALLVAWWVAFFPGTLLAITVLCFNLLADGLRDALDPKSLMRRFV
- a CDS encoding ABC transporter ATP-binding protein, which translates into the protein MSMLLQVENLTSTFFLDEGVLKAVDGISFQVNEKETVALVGESGCGKTIVALSLLNLIPWPGRVVGGSILFNGENLLRVNMERLRQIRGSDIGMIFQEPGAALNPVFTIGHQITEVLRLHRGLGKHEAKTEAVRLLGETGIPEPEKRIKAYPFEFSGGMQQRAVIAIAISGRPKLLIADEPTTALDVTVQGEIVDLLCYLQEQYKMAILLITHDMGVVAEMAKRVMVMYTGKLVEVAQTHALFREPKHPYTQGLLQSIPKLGFGRKEPLHGIPGVVPDFLDLPSGCTFHPRCTIGDTSCTSEFPPLRNISDMRKCACYKVGTG